A part of Cystobacter fuscus DSM 2262 genomic DNA contains:
- a CDS encoding multicopper oxidase family protein gives MINRRGFLRAGAAVGTGFLLPDVLRQQAHADTYLLLPPPPPGQRFVNLLPLPRRVDATRVGQLHVQMEELQQWLGLTSPSGSKLMTTVWGYGLRGQKASYPGSTLEAFKNVPLAVEWRNTLPRPLLPFPRAHLLPVDTSIHLASPGFGVPTVTHLHGGHTEPESDGLPEAWFTQRYLERGPDWRKQLYRYDNTQEAGTLWYHDHTLGITRLNVYAGLAGFYLLRDENEQLLMPLNVLPSGPYEIVLAIQDRMFTDQGQLFYPATPPPDTTAPFPSVLPEFFGDFILVNGMAWPRLEVEPRQYRLRMLNGSDSRFYRLFFNQDMRGRVFQVGTELGLLDHPVPLDEPFILAPGERRDLVIDFKGLEGARLTLHNDAPVPFPAGDPLAPEDPTRDIMRFDVSLPLRGRPWPSAEVRKALPGGIPGTLRPKHGPLQPLTATRERKVLLFEGTDRFGRIRPLLGGQVQPQRLETFLWDEPITENPVLGTVEVWEIYNVTADAHPIHLHMVHFQVLGRAPLTVAEGAVTPKEHFDPHTGESEGTGGILDLTQVSVGGVQPPPPDEQGWKDTVQAFPGEVTRIVARFDRPGRYAWHCHILSHEDHEMMRPYQVVS, from the coding sequence ATGATCAATCGGCGAGGTTTTTTGCGTGCTGGCGCGGCGGTGGGTACAGGTTTCTTGCTGCCGGATGTCCTTCGCCAGCAGGCCCACGCTGACACGTACCTCCTCCTGCCGCCCCCGCCACCCGGGCAGCGCTTCGTGAATCTGCTCCCGCTCCCGCGGCGGGTGGACGCCACCCGCGTGGGCCAGCTCCATGTGCAGATGGAAGAACTCCAGCAATGGCTGGGGCTCACCAGTCCCTCCGGCAGCAAACTCATGACCACGGTCTGGGGTTATGGACTGCGGGGCCAGAAGGCGAGCTATCCCGGTTCGACTCTCGAGGCCTTCAAGAACGTTCCGCTGGCGGTCGAGTGGCGCAACACCCTGCCTCGGCCCCTCCTTCCGTTTCCGCGGGCACACCTGCTGCCCGTCGACACCAGCATCCATCTGGCCAGTCCCGGGTTCGGAGTGCCCACGGTCACCCACCTGCACGGTGGCCACACCGAGCCCGAGAGTGATGGGCTACCCGAGGCCTGGTTCACCCAGCGCTATCTGGAACGGGGACCTGATTGGCGCAAGCAACTCTATCGCTATGACAACACCCAGGAGGCGGGGACGCTCTGGTACCACGACCATACGCTCGGCATCACCCGCCTCAACGTCTACGCCGGCCTGGCGGGATTCTATCTGCTGCGGGACGAGAACGAGCAGTTGCTGATGCCCCTCAATGTGTTGCCGAGCGGGCCGTATGAGATTGTACTCGCCATCCAGGACCGGATGTTCACCGACCAGGGCCAGCTCTTCTATCCGGCGACGCCTCCGCCCGACACGACGGCCCCCTTCCCCAGTGTGCTTCCGGAGTTCTTCGGCGATTTCATCCTGGTCAACGGCATGGCCTGGCCGCGGCTGGAGGTGGAGCCTCGCCAGTACCGCCTGCGCATGTTGAATGGCTCGGACTCGCGCTTCTACCGGCTCTTCTTCAACCAGGACATGCGCGGCCGCGTCTTCCAGGTGGGCACGGAACTGGGTCTGCTCGATCACCCGGTGCCGCTCGACGAGCCGTTCATTCTCGCGCCCGGAGAGCGCAGGGATCTGGTGATTGACTTCAAGGGGTTGGAGGGCGCGCGGCTCACCCTCCACAATGATGCGCCCGTCCCCTTCCCGGCGGGCGATCCGCTGGCGCCGGAGGATCCCACCCGGGACATCATGCGCTTCGACGTGAGCCTTCCCCTGCGCGGGCGCCCCTGGCCTTCCGCGGAGGTGCGCAAGGCGCTCCCGGGCGGCATTCCCGGCACACTGCGCCCCAAACATGGCCCTCTCCAGCCGCTCACGGCAACGCGAGAGCGCAAGGTGCTGCTCTTCGAGGGAACGGACAGATTCGGCCGCATCAGGCCGCTGCTCGGCGGGCAGGTTCAGCCCCAACGGCTCGAGACCTTCCTGTGGGACGAGCCCATCACCGAGAACCCCGTCCTGGGCACGGTGGAAGTCTGGGAGATCTACAACGTCACGGCGGACGCCCACCCCATCCACCTGCACATGGTCCACTTCCAGGTGCTCGGCCGGGCTCCCCTCACGGTGGCCGAGGGCGCGGTGACTCCCAAGGAACACTTCGACCCTCACACCGGGGAGAGCGAAGGCACGGGTGGCATCCTGGACCTCACCCAGGTCTCCGTGGGGGGGGTCCAACCGCCTCCGCCGGACGAGCAGGGCTGGAAGGACACCGTGCAAGCCTTCCCGGGTGAGGTCACCCGGATCGTCGCCCGCTTCGACAGGCCCGGGCGGTATGCCTGGCACTGCCACATCCTCTCGCATGAGGACCACGAGATGATGAGGCCCTACCAGGTGGTGAGCTGA
- a CDS encoding ATP-binding protein translates to MADTQWSEAGLEATDPASVSPDSPMLWLGGGLLPRLRWVSPSLLQALGHSLEECKARDFVQRLVHPEDLDRVLEAWRRVIRTGGSSSVEFRAEATQGRLVHLSVELSAVESAADGGGELIGTVRVLVPAARPVFQSPSTTCPLLGETPEEVAQELTRSEREHVELTDTVDGIVWSTDARFRFTFVSKQAERLLGYSTQKWMQEPDFWVKHLHPEDQDWAPAFCMKAAMECRAHEFEYRMIAADGRVVWLRDIVTVISEDGVPRELRGIMVDITEHRRAREYLEHMVSLLRATLESTADGVVVVDQRRRVTAYNRRFLELWRMSDEFRKDWDGEKMLRYALTQVQHPEQFRERVLALRTAPEQESHDTIEMRDGRILERYSRPQRLGDTIIGRVWSYRDVTTERRAQAERERLLHEAEEAIRVRDDFLSIASHELKTPLTPLKLHLQVLRQRAVSGQPFPLQHVEKALAQVARLSGLINDLLDTSRIQAGRLELRHEPVPLQQLTREVLADLRPVSPHHTLEYEEPDETLTIQGDRGRLAQVLVNLLENAIKYSPMGGTIRLTVERYGGQALVSVTDRGIGIPSDQKAHLFERFFRARNAPISGFGGLGLGLYICRDIVEHHGGRIWVESEVGSGSTFRFTLPALEGAADAHALPGP, encoded by the coding sequence ATGGCCGATACGCAGTGGAGCGAGGCAGGGCTGGAGGCGACCGACCCGGCGAGTGTCTCGCCGGACTCTCCGATGCTCTGGCTCGGAGGTGGCCTTCTCCCCCGCTTGCGCTGGGTGAGCCCCTCCCTCTTGCAGGCCCTCGGCCATTCCCTGGAGGAGTGCAAGGCACGGGACTTCGTCCAGCGGCTCGTGCACCCGGAGGACCTCGACCGGGTGCTGGAGGCCTGGCGGAGGGTCATCCGGACAGGTGGGTCGAGCTCGGTCGAGTTCCGTGCCGAGGCGACGCAGGGAAGGCTCGTTCACCTGTCCGTCGAGCTGAGCGCCGTCGAGTCCGCGGCGGATGGAGGGGGAGAGCTCATCGGCACCGTTCGAGTCCTCGTTCCCGCCGCGCGGCCCGTGTTCCAGTCACCGTCCACCACCTGTCCGTTGCTGGGGGAAACGCCGGAAGAGGTGGCCCAGGAACTCACTCGCTCCGAGCGCGAGCACGTGGAACTCACCGACACCGTCGATGGCATCGTCTGGTCCACGGATGCGAGGTTCCGCTTCACGTTCGTCAGCAAGCAGGCCGAGCGCCTGTTGGGCTATTCCACCCAGAAGTGGATGCAGGAGCCTGATTTCTGGGTGAAACACCTGCACCCCGAGGATCAGGACTGGGCTCCGGCCTTCTGTATGAAGGCGGCGATGGAGTGCAGGGCGCACGAATTCGAGTACCGGATGATCGCCGCGGATGGGCGCGTCGTGTGGCTGCGCGACATCGTCACGGTGATTTCCGAGGACGGCGTCCCTCGCGAGCTGCGCGGCATCATGGTGGACATCACCGAGCATCGCCGGGCTCGCGAGTACCTGGAGCACATGGTGTCGCTCCTGCGCGCCACCCTCGAATCGACCGCGGACGGGGTGGTGGTGGTCGACCAACGCCGGCGGGTCACGGCCTACAACAGGAGGTTCCTGGAGCTCTGGCGGATGTCCGACGAGTTCCGCAAGGACTGGGACGGCGAGAAGATGCTCAGGTACGCGCTCACCCAGGTCCAGCATCCGGAGCAGTTCCGCGAACGGGTTCTGGCGCTGCGCACGGCTCCCGAGCAGGAGAGCCACGACACCATCGAGATGCGCGATGGGCGCATTCTCGAGCGCTACTCCCGCCCCCAGCGGTTGGGAGACACCATCATCGGCCGTGTCTGGAGCTACCGGGACGTGACGACGGAGCGCCGTGCACAGGCGGAGCGCGAGCGGCTGCTGCACGAGGCCGAGGAAGCCATTCGCGTGCGCGATGACTTCCTGTCCATTGCCTCCCACGAGCTGAAGACTCCGCTCACCCCCCTCAAGCTCCATCTGCAGGTGCTGCGGCAGCGGGCGGTGTCCGGACAGCCCTTCCCGCTCCAACATGTGGAGAAGGCGCTCGCCCAGGTCGCGCGGCTCTCCGGGCTCATCAATGATCTGCTGGACACCTCGCGCATCCAGGCGGGACGGCTGGAGCTGCGGCACGAGCCCGTGCCGCTCCAGCAACTCACCCGCGAGGTGCTCGCGGACCTCCGCCCGGTCAGTCCTCACCACACGCTCGAGTACGAGGAGCCCGACGAGACGCTCACCATCCAGGGGGATCGGGGACGGCTCGCCCAGGTGCTGGTGAACCTGCTGGAGAACGCCATCAAGTACAGCCCCATGGGGGGAACCATCCGCCTCACGGTGGAGCGCTATGGTGGCCAGGCCCTCGTCTCGGTGACGGACAGGGGAATCGGCATCCCGTCGGACCAGAAGGCCCACCTCTTCGAGCGCTTCTTCCGGGCGCGCAACGCCCCCATCTCGGGCTTCGGAGGGCTGGGGCTGGGGCTCTACATCTGCCGTGACATCGTCGAGCACCACGGAGGCCGCATCTGGGTGGAGAGCGAGGTGGGATCCGGCTCGACCTTTCGTTTCACGCTCCCGGCGTTGGAGGGCGCGGCCGACGCGCACGCGCTTCCCGGGCCTTGA
- a CDS encoding TetR/AcrR family transcriptional regulator, whose amino-acid sequence MRHPPEQKSRSREKLVRASASLAKQQGFAGSGVDALVSAAGFTSGAFYRHFEGKDELLSSIVETELEATRARFSTLEPRNEEQLLLALDAYLSLAHVRHPEAGCVLPPLASEVGRAPHETKKVFERALSELMAVLSEKVGDSSAAFALLNQCVGAVMIARGLATDNAKHEVLAAARQSVRASLASLRMRPPPQGTF is encoded by the coding sequence ATGCGCCATCCCCCTGAACAGAAGTCGCGGTCCCGTGAGAAGCTCGTACGCGCCAGTGCCTCGCTCGCCAAGCAGCAGGGGTTCGCGGGCAGCGGAGTGGATGCGCTCGTGAGCGCGGCGGGGTTCACCAGCGGCGCGTTCTATCGGCACTTCGAAGGGAAGGACGAGCTGCTGTCCTCCATCGTCGAGACGGAGCTCGAGGCGACGCGCGCTCGCTTCTCCACGCTCGAGCCGCGCAACGAAGAGCAACTGCTCCTCGCCCTCGACGCCTATCTCAGCCTCGCGCACGTGCGGCATCCGGAGGCGGGATGCGTGCTGCCACCGCTCGCCTCGGAGGTGGGCCGCGCTCCGCACGAGACGAAGAAGGTGTTCGAGCGCGCGCTTTCGGAGCTGATGGCCGTCCTCTCCGAGAAGGTGGGCGACTCATCGGCCGCCTTCGCGCTGCTCAATCAGTGCGTCGGGGCGGTGATGATCGCGCGTGGTCTCGCGACAGATAACGCGAAGCACGAGGTGCTCGCGGCCGCACGCCAGAGCGTACGCGCTAGCCTCGCTTCGCTCCGGATGCGGCCCCCTCCCCAAGGGACGTTTTGA